The genomic window TCCTGGTCATGGGCGTCACCTTCGGTGTGCTCCCGCTGCTCGCCTACGCGTTCGGCAAGGGCGACGGCGCGCGCCTCCGGTCGGCTCTCCGCGCCTCGGCACTCACCGTCGGCGGGATCTCGGTCCTCTTCGCCGGCGTCGTCCTCGTCCTGCGCGAACCGATCGTCTCCGCGTTCATCGCCGACCCCGCCGTCCTCGGTCTCGGCGTCACGATCCTCGTCGCCCAGCTCACCGCCATGATCGCCAACGGGTTCACCGGACTCATCACCTCGCTCTTCCAAGCGACCGGGCGAGCGCTCCCCGCGGCGGTCATGGCCGTCACCCAGGGCGTGTTGTTCGTCCCGATCGTCCTCCTCGGCAACCTGTGGTTCGGACTCGGTGGCATCGTCTGGTCGCTCACCGTCACGGAGGTCATCGTCTTCCTGGTCGGTGTCCTGCTCTGGCTCGGCTCGCGACGCGCCATCGACCGCGGGCTCGCAGCCGGTTCGCCGGAGCGTGCCGAGGCCCAACTCGCCGACGCCTGACGGACTGCCAGCGCGGTGCGCTGACGCGAGCGCGGGTCACACGCGTGGGCGCGGGTCTCCGAAGGGCCGCGCCCACGTCCATGACCCGCGCTCGCGCCGATTGCAGCGATCTCACGTCGGCGCACCGCGCCGGCACCCACACCACCGCGCTCGGGTCGGCGCACCGCGCTGGCGACACCCCGCCGGGCGCGCGGGCCGTCTCGGGAGCATCACCCCGTCGAGGCGTCCAGGGGTATCCGCATCACCGCGTTCTCGATGAGCACCCCACGACGCTCGACCCGCTGCTCGCGGACCACGACGAAGCCGTGGCGCTCGAACACCGGCTGCGCCGTCCGACTCGCCTGCACGGTCACCTCGTGGAGCCCCACCGCCCGGGCTTCGTCGAGCACCTGACGGATGAGCGCGGACCCGACGCCGTGTCGTCCCGCGTCCGGATCGACGAACAGCATGTCGAGGTAGCCGATCTCGACGTCCAGATCGGTGAAACCGACCACCGCGTCGTCGAGCTCGGCCACCCACGTCGTCACCGCGGCACGTCGGTCGGCCCAGTCGTCCAGCACGGCGACTGCCGGTTCGTCCGGCACCCATGCGGCGAGCTGCTCGGCCGTGTAGTGAGCGGCTGCGGTCACCCGCACCGCGCGTTCGAAGATCGACCTGGTCGCCCGCGCATCGGTGTCGCGGTAGCGGCGGATCCTGAGGTCGTCGAGCACGCGCGTCAGCCTAGCCGAGCGCCGGGACTCCGCGAGCAAGCGACCTCAGCCCTCGAGCGCTGGAATCTCCGAGAGGTCGGTGTACACGGGGATCCCGCGCTCACGGGCGATCGCGACGTCGGTGTCGGCACCGGACGACTCCCCCGGCAACCGGAGCACGGCGTCGCAGTGCTGGAGCAGCCGCCTCGCCGTCTCGTACATCACGTCGCCGTCACCCGACGCGGTGTCGATCCCCCGCAGGATCGGCAGCGCGACCCACTCCCCGATCATCGGGACGTGACCGAGCGCGTAGATCGGCGCCGCAGCAGCTTCGAGTCGTTCCAGGTTGCGGGCGATGGCGTCGGGATCACCGCCGGTCCCGGAACGGTAGGGGCCGGCGATGAGGATGAGGAGTGGCGTTGTCATGTCCAGCACTGTAGCGTTAACCGTGCACAATCGTGCAACATCATGAAGGAGCACGCATGTTGAGCGCCCAACGCCGATCGCACCTGATCGACCTCCTCGACCGCGACGGGCGGATCGTCGCGAAGGACGCCGCCGCTGCGCTCGGACTCTCCGAGGACTCGATCCGCCGAGACCTCCGCGAGCTGGCCGAAGCCGGCCTCTGCGTCCGCGTCTACGGCGGTGCACTCCCGGTCCCCGCGGCCGACCGCTCGTTCCACGATCGGCTGTCCCTCGGGACGGCGAGCAAGGAGCGCGTCGCCCGCATCGCCGTCGAACGGATCCGACCAGGCAGCACCGTCATCATCGACGCCGGCACCACCGCGCTCGCCCTCGCGCGACTCCTCCCGGACGACCCCACCCTCACCGTCATCACCCCGAGCCCGGCGGTCGCCCTCGCCGTGGCGGAGCACTCGCCGGCGCGCGTCATCATGATCGGGGGCGAACTCGGACGTCACTCCATGGTCGCGGGCGGCGCTCTCGCCGCGGAGGCCATCCGTCACCTG from Plantibacter flavus includes these protein-coding regions:
- a CDS encoding GNAT family N-acetyltransferase; translation: MLDDLRIRRYRDTDARATRSIFERAVRVTAAAHYTAEQLAAWVPDEPAVAVLDDWADRRAAVTTWVAELDDAVVGFTDLDVEIGYLDMLFVDPDAGRHGVGSALIRQVLDEARAVGLHEVTVQASRTAQPVFERHGFVVVREQRVERRGVLIENAVMRIPLDASTG
- a CDS encoding DeoR/GlpR family DNA-binding transcription regulator encodes the protein MLSAQRRSHLIDLLDRDGRIVAKDAAAALGLSEDSIRRDLRELAEAGLCVRVYGGALPVPAADRSFHDRLSLGTASKERVARIAVERIRPGSTVIIDAGTTALALARLLPDDPTLTVITPSPAVALAVAEHSPARVIMIGGELGRHSMVAGGALAAEAIRHLSADACFLGVTGFHPEHGLTTGDLDDAATKRALAERSTDVYVLASEEKVGAVSRYPVLDLGEVTEVIVDPQTRG